The region TATATTCGAATCCTCCAAAACCCATACACACTATTGAATAAACCATATGCCAGGCGGCCATGAATCCTAATCAAAACCCACCCAATCCCAGGCTCTGCGCAAATTGCGTGGCATGCGTCTGGATCCCACTGTAACTCAGCGTACCACCCACCTGGTTAGCCTGGAGCCGCGTCGCACCTTGAACCTGCTGCGTGGCCTAATGCGTGGCGTCTGGATCGTCAACTACCAGTGGGTGTTGGCGTCAATGCGGGCCGGCAAGTGGGTCAACGAAGAGCCATATGAACTCACCAGATTTTCGCGAGCCATTGAGGtaagtttttttcttataaaaataatttaatgccCAACACATTTTTGGTCCAGATTTGCAGGACAGAGCGCCAGGCCTTTGGGGTTCACTACCAGTGTGAGCTGTTCCGCTTTATGGAACCCTTCTATGTGTCCTCGCTTTGCCAGCCGATACAGTTCAACAACATGAAggagctgttgctgctgggcgGAGGCAAACTGACTGAAAACCGCTTCAAGGCGAAGTACATTATTGGCGACAAGCGGCGCGCCGAGGATGAACGGATATACTTGTCGCCCTACTGGGTGCTGGACAGCATCACCAATATGCAGATTCAGAGATTCGGCAAATACCTGATGAAAAGCGCAATTATAACACCAGCAGGCATACGGTATGAAGACCCCAAGCCAGATCTGATGACGCAGCCACGAAGATGTCATGATTTCGTCGATCCACCATTGGTGATGGACAAGTAGATCTGTAATCCAACTAATATCCACGTTTTTACTCTGTTTAGGAGTTTTCTTTTTAGCGTACAAATcgtaaattatatatatatttcttgaaacttttcaattaaatcTTTTCAATTCTtgtgtaaatatatttgttaaaCAGAGCTGGAACTTGACTGATTtacttttaagattttcaatatttacaaataatgataatgatttTACCTAATTAGttaatacttttattttactaTCAAGTACCATCCCCAATAATACAAAGAATATATTTCAAATGCAAATGCTCGCTTTATTTCAACGATTGAGGTATTATTTGTTGTCTGGTTTATTCTTGTACTCTTCAAATAGTATTGTTTGTACTTAGTGGCATCGGTTCGATAAGGTGCGTCTCAGTGTTGTAATTGCATTCCATGGGCGGAGGGGTGGTCGTGACTGATCAAGCGCTGAAAACCAAAAGAAAGCAACAAACCAAAAAGATGGATTGGTGCAATGGGCAATGGAATGAGAGAGTTGTCAAAAAcgaaataaatacaaaagtagggggttttattttttgtaaataaagtTATCGCTTCTATTCTGGTTCAAATTTCATGTGTACAAAGTAGTGTGTGCAAAATAGGGTAAGATAAATGATacatatcaaaataaaaaggttAATTAAACGATATAAATGCTACTCGCGTTCGCTACTCGATAATAAGATATCTATATATGATACCATAATGAAGTCAACTTGTTATCATATCATATGTGTAGTAAACTAAAGATTGACGGGGGAAATGGAGGAGTGGATGGATGCAGTGTCTGCATgtgtttttcttcttcttttcctTCAGTGTAGAGTCGCACTCATCCCGATCCACCGCCAGGTTTAGGCGGCCTCGACTGCATTTAACATTCGTATCCGACGAAACTCCTTTCGATGGAAGAAATTaaacttttgcttttgctggAACATCATCTTATCGGTCATCTTGCGCAGGACAGGTGGTGGTTTTGCTGTTGGACTACTGTTGtgcttgctgctgctgctgttgctggtatTACTGAGTGGTGTTGGTGGCTGCATTAGGATGTTGAATATATGCTTGCTGCTGCtaatagttgttgttgttggtttagAGTTGAAGCAAACCTGCTACTTCTTGCCCTTGGTGGCCTTCTCGGCGGCCTTGGTGACCTTGCCACCGGAAGCATCCTTGAAGTTAACAGCCTTGATGACACCGACAGCAACGGTCTGCCTCATGTCACGGACGGCGAAACGACCCAGAGGGGGGAACTCCTGGAAGGACTCCACGCACAGAGGCTTGGAGGGCACCAGGTTGACGATGGCAGCATCACCAGACTTGATGAACTTGGGGTTCTCCTCAGTGGTCTTGCCGGAACGACGGTCGACCTTCTCCTTGATCTCAGCGAACTTGCAAGCAATGTGAGCGGTGTGGCAATCCAGCACGGGGGTGTAGCCGTTAGCGATCTGGCCAGGGTGGTTCAGCACGATGACCTGAGCGGTGAAGTCGGCGGCTCCCTTGGGGGGGCTGGCCTTGGAGTCACCAGCGACGTAGCCACGACGCAGCTCCTTAACGGACACGTTCTTAACGTTGAAACCAACGTTGTCTCCGGGAACGGCCTCAGTCAAAGCTTCGTGGTGCATTTCCACGGACTTGACCTCAGTGGTGATGTTAGCCGGGGCGAAGACGACGACGCATCCGGGCTTCAGCACACCAGTCTCCACACGACCGACGGGTACTGTTCCAATACCGCCGATTTTGTACACATCCTGCAGGGGCAGACGCAGGGGCTTCTCGGTGGGACGGCTAGGGGGCAGGATGGCGTCCAGAGCATCGATGAGGGTCTTGCCATCGGCGTTGCCCTCCTTGCGCTCAACCTTCCATCCCTTGAACCAGGGCATGTTGGTGGAGGGTTCCAACATGTTGTCGCCGTGCCAGCCGGAGATGGGCACGAAAGCGACGGCAGCTGGGTTGTAACCGATCTTCTTGATGTAAGAGGACACTTCCTTCTTGATTTCCTCATAACGGGCCTCGCTGTATGGGGGCTCGGACGAGTCCATCTTGTTGACACCAACGATCAGCTGCTTGACACCCAGGGTGAAGGCAAGCAGAGCGTGCTCACGGGTCTGGCCGTTCTTGGAGATACCAGCCTCGAACTCGCCGGTACCGGCGGCAACGATCAGCACGGCACAATCAGCCTGGGAGGTACCAGTGATCATGTTCTTGATGAAATCCCTGTGGCCGGGGGCGTCGATGATGGTGACGTAGTACTTGGCAGTCTCGAACTTCCACAGAGCGATATCGATGGTGATACCACGCTCACGCTCGGCCTTCAGCTTATCCAAAACCCATGCGTACTTGAAGGAGCCCTTGCCCATCTCCTGGGCCTCCTTCTCGAACTTCTCGATGGTACGCTTGTCGATACCACCGCACTTGTAGATCAAGTGACCGGTGGTGGTCGACTTACCGGAATCGACGTGTCCGATGACGACGATGTTAATGTGAATCTTTTCCTTGCCCATCTTGGATTACACGAGAGCTGCACGTGCATGTTCGTATGCGTGGTTGTGTGTGGGTTGGTACGGTTGGTTTTACAGGTGGGAAACAGCGTGCGGGGGGGAGAAACAAATGGGGGGGAAAACAAATCGTTAGCAATCATTGGGTTAACATTAGAATTAATTACTATCATCAGAGTTAGTGggtaaaaaaaactttcattGCCTGCTGCACATAAACTTTGATTTCATTCTTTAATCTATTCGACTTTCGACTTGTTTGCGTGCCCTCAACCTAACCTCAAACACTGCCGCACCGCACAAAACGTGTTTTTTGCTCAGCGATGTGCTTTGAGGTTAGGCTGAGGCGCATGTGCTGGTAGTGGTGGAAAGTACCGGACGGGGCAAAGGAGGGACGGAGATAGTGACTAATTGTTGAACGG is a window of Drosophila bipectinata strain 14024-0381.07 chromosome 2R, DbipHiC1v2, whole genome shotgun sequence DNA encoding:
- the eEF1alpha1 gene encoding elongation factor 1-alpha 1, whose amino-acid sequence is MGKEKIHINIVVIGHVDSGKSTTTGHLIYKCGGIDKRTIEKFEKEAQEMGKGSFKYAWVLDKLKAERERGITIDIALWKFETAKYYVTIIDAPGHRDFIKNMITGTSQADCAVLIVAAGTGEFEAGISKNGQTREHALLAFTLGVKQLIVGVNKMDSSEPPYSEARYEEIKKEVSSYIKKIGYNPAAVAFVPISGWHGDNMLEPSTNMPWFKGWKVERKEGNADGKTLIDALDAILPPSRPTEKPLRLPLQDVYKIGGIGTVPVGRVETGVLKPGCVVVFAPANITTEVKSVEMHHEALTEAVPGDNVGFNVKNVSVKELRRGYVAGDSKASPPKGAADFTAQVIVLNHPGQIANGYTPVLDCHTAHIACKFAEIKEKVDRRSGKTTEENPKFIKSGDAAIVNLVPSKPLCVESFQEFPPLGRFAVRDMRQTVAVGVIKAVNFKDASGGKVTKAAEKATKGKK